From Blastochloris viridis, one genomic window encodes:
- a CDS encoding shikimate kinase: MTALARTETDDRPFKLRAGLGSRSVVLIGMMGAGKSTVGKRLATRLGLPFADADTEIEAAAGMTVAEIFKNHGEPAFRDGEARVIRRLVEGTSQVIATGGGAYMRPETRAIIRERAISVWLKADFDVLMRRVRRRADRPLLKAPDPEGVMRRLIEERYPVYAEADITVLSRDVSQDVIVEEILAALTDHVTSSVSLDSANADPC; the protein is encoded by the coding sequence ATGACCGCGCTGGCCAGGACCGAGACCGACGACCGTCCGTTCAAGCTGCGCGCCGGGTTGGGCTCACGCTCGGTGGTGCTGATCGGCATGATGGGCGCTGGAAAATCGACCGTAGGCAAGCGCCTGGCCACCCGGCTCGGCCTGCCATTCGCCGACGCCGACACCGAAATCGAGGCCGCCGCCGGCATGACCGTCGCCGAGATCTTCAAGAACCACGGCGAGCCCGCCTTCCGCGACGGCGAGGCTCGGGTGATCCGCCGGCTGGTCGAGGGCACTTCGCAGGTGATCGCCACCGGCGGCGGCGCCTATATGCGGCCGGAGACTCGCGCGATCATCCGCGAACGGGCGATCTCGGTCTGGCTCAAGGCCGATTTCGACGTGCTGATGCGCCGTGTCCGCCGCCGGGCCGACCGCCCGCTGCTCAAGGCGCCCGACCCGGAAGGGGTGATGCGGCGCCTGATCGAAGAACGCTACCCTGTCTATGCCGAAGCCGACATCACCGTGCTGTCGCGCGACGTCTCCCAGGACGTCATCGTCGAGGAGATCCTCGCCGCGCTGACCGACCATGTGACCTCTTCCGTGTCCCTCGATAGCGCCAACGCCGATCCATGCTGA
- a CDS encoding tyrosine recombinase, producing MAPASRRGDRGAVALFLDMQVAERGAAGNTVEAYRRDLDDYVGFLAGRGRVAALADTDDIRAFLAELSDRGLKPSTVARRLSAIRQLHRFLYAEGLAGGDPAAVLEGPRRGRGLPKVLSVAQVDTLLETAHAAAAGVGVGGASQLRAARLAALIETLYATGLRISELVALPASAARAAEALVVRGKGGKERLVPLTEAAKRAMAHYRMLHRQAGIAAGEGRWLFPSFGDSGHLTRQHVARELKALAAAAGLDHRLVSPHVLRHAFASHLLQNGADLRTVQTLLGHADISTTQIYTHVLDERLAAMVRDLHPLAED from the coding sequence ATGGCGCCCGCCTCCCGCCGCGGCGACCGGGGGGCGGTGGCGCTGTTTCTCGACATGCAGGTCGCCGAGCGCGGCGCAGCCGGCAACACCGTCGAGGCCTATCGGCGCGACCTCGACGACTATGTCGGCTTCCTGGCCGGGCGTGGGCGCGTCGCTGCCCTCGCCGACACGGACGATATCCGCGCCTTTCTCGCCGAACTGTCGGACCGCGGCCTGAAGCCCTCGACGGTGGCGCGCCGATTGTCGGCGATTCGCCAGCTCCACCGCTTTCTTTACGCCGAGGGCCTCGCCGGCGGTGACCCGGCGGCGGTGCTGGAAGGGCCGCGGCGCGGCCGCGGCCTGCCGAAGGTGCTCTCCGTCGCCCAGGTCGACACCCTGCTTGAGACCGCCCATGCCGCCGCGGCCGGTGTCGGCGTGGGGGGGGCGTCCCAACTCAGGGCGGCGCGGCTCGCCGCGCTGATCGAAACGCTCTACGCCACCGGGCTTCGCATCTCCGAGCTGGTGGCGCTGCCCGCCTCGGCGGCGCGCGCGGCCGAGGCGCTGGTGGTGCGCGGCAAGGGCGGCAAGGAGCGGTTGGTGCCGCTGACGGAGGCGGCCAAACGGGCGATGGCTCACTACCGGATGCTGCACAGGCAGGCCGGCATCGCTGCGGGCGAGGGCAGATGGCTGTTTCCCTCGTTCGGCGACAGCGGGCACCTCACCCGCCAGCACGTGGCCCGCGAGTTGAAGGCGCTGGCCGCTGCCGCCGGGCTCGACCACCGCTTGGTGTCGCCGCACGTGTTGCGCCACGCCTTCGCCAGCCACCTGCTGCAGAATGGCGCGGACCTTCGCACGGTGCAGACCCTGCTCGGCCACGCCGATATCTCGACCACCCAGATCTATACCCACGTGCTGGATGAGCGGCTGGCGGCAATGGTGCGCGATTTGCATCCTCTGGCCGAAGATTGA
- a CDS encoding acetyl-CoA carboxylase carboxyltransferase subunit alpha → MRSYLDFEKPVAEFEAKVEELRALAANGEGVAIGDEIAKLEAKANQALKDLYASLTPWQKALVARHPQRPHVSDYVRSLITEFVPLAGDRKFGEDEAILGGFGRFRGEPVCVIGQEKGSTTEERLRHNFGMARPEGYRKAVRLMEMADRFGLPVLTLVDTAGAYPGIGAEERGQAEAIARSTDTCLGLGVPNVAVVIGEGGSGGAIAIATANRVLMLEHAIYSVISPEGAASILWHDSSRAQDAATNMKITAQDLIKFGVIDKIVPEPPGGAHRNAEAMFTTVGDAVEQAFAELKGLSATEVREQRYAKFLAIGRTL, encoded by the coding sequence ATGCGCAGCTATCTCGATTTTGAAAAGCCCGTTGCCGAGTTCGAAGCCAAGGTCGAGGAGCTTCGCGCCCTCGCCGCCAACGGGGAAGGCGTCGCCATCGGCGACGAGATCGCCAAGCTGGAGGCCAAGGCCAATCAGGCCTTGAAGGACCTCTATGCCAGCCTGACGCCGTGGCAGAAGGCGCTGGTGGCGCGGCACCCGCAGCGTCCGCACGTTTCCGACTACGTCCGCAGCCTGATCACCGAGTTCGTCCCGCTCGCCGGCGACCGCAAGTTCGGCGAGGACGAGGCGATCCTCGGCGGGTTCGGCCGCTTCCGCGGCGAGCCGGTGTGTGTGATCGGCCAGGAGAAGGGCTCCACCACCGAGGAGCGGCTGCGCCACAATTTCGGCATGGCCCGCCCGGAGGGCTACCGCAAGGCGGTGCGGCTGATGGAAATGGCCGACCGCTTCGGCTTGCCGGTGCTGACATTGGTCGATACCGCCGGCGCTTATCCCGGCATCGGCGCCGAGGAACGCGGCCAGGCGGAAGCCATCGCCCGCTCGACCGACACCTGTCTCGGCCTCGGTGTGCCCAACGTCGCGGTGGTGATCGGCGAGGGTGGCTCGGGCGGGGCGATCGCCATCGCCACCGCCAACCGCGTGCTGATGCTGGAGCACGCCATCTATTCGGTGATCTCGCCGGAAGGCGCGGCCTCGATTCTGTGGCACGATTCCTCGCGGGCCCAGGACGCCGCGACCAACATGAAGATCACCGCCCAGGATCTCATCAAGTTCGGGGTGATCGACAAGATCGTGCCGGAGCCGCCGGGGGGAGCCCACCGCAACGCCGAGGCGATGTTCACCACCGTTGGCGATGCGGTGGAGCAAGCGTTCGCTGAGTTGAAGGGGCTCTCCGCCACCGAAGTGCGGGAGCAGCGCTACGCCAAGTTCCTGGCGATCGGGCGAACGCTCTAG
- a CDS encoding L,D-transpeptidase family protein, translating to MTLSMKGLALNRPLSSRFLAAAFATAIAASVAGCVSDEVSSRLPSRAQQPLKPATLALLEEKGMSKSSPMVIRLFKQESELEVWKPTREGRYELFKSYPICRWSGELGPKVKEGDRQAPEGFYTIVPGLMNPRSSYYLAFNTGFPNAFDRAHGRSGGDLMVHGDCSSRGCYAMTDEQIAEIYTLGRESFEGGQRSFQVQAYPFRMTPENLAKHRSNPNMAFWRMLKEGNDQFLVSRKALKVDVCEKKYVFNATPVGGAKFDPVGLCPSYEVPQDIAAATAQKRAADDAKVAALLHDGVTPAPVKTGADGGMHPVFLAAVKGIGDPASGDVIRTEPYRLPGTIPAHVVPPREPSVAKAVQPDTLKPEKSQLESKPNEVAAASATGSGSWFNRLFGSGEDTTASTTASVQANHTESTQALASPPRAAAPQPPIRPTEKPASHSPSSGYALTSAPPPARPGAVPVTQPGSHTAQPTTQARPGAVADTAATAPAIGVIVGAAPVLGTSSFAR from the coding sequence ATGACGCTTTCAATGAAGGGTCTCGCGTTGAACCGTCCGCTCTCCTCTCGATTCCTCGCCGCTGCGTTCGCCACCGCTATCGCCGCTTCCGTTGCCGGATGCGTCAGCGACGAGGTGTCCTCGCGCCTGCCCTCGCGCGCCCAGCAACCGCTCAAGCCGGCGACGCTTGCCCTGCTTGAAGAAAAGGGCATGTCGAAATCGAGCCCGATGGTCATTCGCCTGTTCAAGCAGGAGAGTGAACTCGAGGTGTGGAAGCCGACCCGCGAAGGCCGCTACGAGCTGTTCAAGAGCTACCCGATCTGCCGTTGGTCGGGCGAGCTTGGACCCAAGGTCAAAGAAGGCGATCGCCAGGCACCCGAGGGGTTCTATACCATCGTGCCCGGCCTGATGAACCCGCGCTCGAGCTACTATCTTGCCTTCAATACCGGATTCCCGAATGCGTTTGACCGCGCCCACGGCCGTTCCGGTGGCGACCTGATGGTGCACGGTGATTGCTCCTCGCGCGGCTGCTATGCGATGACCGACGAGCAGATTGCCGAGATCTACACGCTGGGCCGCGAGAGCTTCGAAGGCGGACAGCGCTCGTTCCAGGTCCAGGCCTATCCGTTCCGGATGACACCGGAGAACCTCGCCAAGCACCGCAGCAACCCCAACATGGCGTTCTGGCGGATGCTGAAGGAGGGCAACGACCAGTTCCTGGTGTCGCGCAAGGCCCTCAAGGTCGACGTTTGCGAGAAGAAGTACGTGTTCAACGCCACTCCGGTGGGCGGGGCGAAGTTCGATCCGGTCGGATTGTGCCCGTCCTACGAGGTGCCGCAGGACATCGCCGCCGCCACCGCGCAGAAGCGCGCCGCTGACGATGCCAAGGTCGCGGCTCTGCTCCACGATGGCGTGACCCCGGCTCCGGTCAAGACCGGTGCCGACGGCGGCATGCACCCGGTGTTCCTGGCAGCGGTGAAGGGCATCGGCGACCCGGCGTCCGGCGACGTCATCCGCACCGAACCCTATCGTCTGCCCGGAACCATTCCGGCCCATGTCGTGCCGCCGCGCGAGCCGAGCGTGGCAAAGGCGGTGCAGCCCGACACGCTGAAACCCGAGAAATCTCAGCTGGAGAGTAAGCCGAACGAGGTCGCCGCGGCGTCGGCCACCGGCTCCGGGTCGTGGTTCAACCGCTTGTTCGGCAGCGGTGAGGATACGACGGCATCGACGACCGCGTCGGTGCAGGCGAATCATACCGAATCCACCCAGGCGCTTGCCAGCCCGCCACGGGCGGCAGCACCGCAGCCGCCGATCCGTCCGACCGAGAAGCCGGCATCGCACAGTCCGAGCAGCGGCTACGCGCTGACCTCGGCGCCGCCGCCGGCGCGGCCGGGCGCGGTTCCGGTCACCCAGCCGGGTTCGCACACCGCCCAGCCGACGACGCAGGCCCGGCCGGGCGCCGTCGCTGACACCGCCGCCACTGCGCCAGCAATCGGCGTGATCGTCGGTGCCGCGCCGGTGCTGGGCACCAGCAGCTTCGCCCGCTGA
- a CDS encoding IS110 family transposase, which produces MSEQITVGIDVSKDRLDVHVRPLGEAFAVPRDGEGLANLCHRLTALAPALVALEATGGFEAVVTAALVAAGLPVVVVNPAQVRAFARALGKRAKTDPIDAAVIAHFAAATAPEVRPMPDEATRRLAALMARRRQIVEMMGAERQRLRHTAVARVRQSIERLIQALEKELAEIDRDIDTAVRSSPAWREAEDLLSSVPGVGPIVARSLLAELPELGTLDRKKIAALAGLAPFTRQSGSWKGRSFIGGGRSTVRTVLFMAALVASRYNPVLKTFYRRLLDAGKPKMLALVAVARRLLVILNAILRDKQPWRTA; this is translated from the coding sequence ATGTCGGAACAGATCACCGTCGGTATCGATGTCTCCAAGGATCGCCTCGATGTCCATGTCCGCCCCCTGGGCGAGGCGTTTGCCGTCCCGCGCGACGGCGAAGGCCTCGCCAATCTCTGCCACCGCCTGACGGCGCTCGCCCCCGCCCTCGTCGCCCTGGAGGCGACCGGCGGCTTTGAGGCGGTCGTCACCGCAGCGCTGGTTGCGGCCGGCCTGCCGGTGGTGGTGGTCAACCCCGCCCAGGTGCGTGCGTTTGCCCGCGCCCTCGGCAAGCGCGCCAAGACCGATCCGATCGACGCCGCGGTGATCGCCCACTTCGCCGCGGCCACCGCGCCGGAGGTGCGGCCGATGCCCGACGAGGCGACGCGCCGTCTCGCCGCGCTGATGGCCCGCCGCCGGCAGATCGTCGAGATGATGGGCGCAGAGCGCCAGCGCCTGCGCCATACCGCCGTCGCGCGCGTGCGCCAATCGATCGAGCGCCTCATCCAGGCCCTCGAAAAGGAACTCGCCGAGATCGACCGCGACATCGACACCGCCGTCCGCAGCTCGCCCGCCTGGCGCGAGGCCGAGGACCTTTTGTCCTCCGTTCCCGGCGTCGGGCCAATCGTGGCGCGCTCGCTCCTCGCCGAGCTGCCCGAGCTGGGAACGCTCGACCGCAAGAAGATCGCCGCCCTCGCCGGGCTCGCCCCCTTCACCCGCCAGTCCGGGTCCTGGAAGGGGCGCAGCTTCATCGGCGGCGGTCGCTCGACCGTCAGAACAGTGCTGTTCATGGCCGCGCTGGTCGCCAGCCGGTACAACCCCGTCCTGAAAACCTTCTACCGCCGCCTCCTCGACGCCGGAAAGCCCAAGATGCTCGCTCTCGTCGCCGTCGCCAGGCGCCTCCTCGTCATCCTCAACGCCATCCTCAGAGACAAACAGCCATGGCGAACCGCTTGA
- the secA gene encoding preprotein translocase subunit SecA, with product MFGALASKLFGSSNDRKVKIFRPRVATINDLEPAFAALTDDELRAKTAEFRQRIADGASLDDLLPEAFAAVREGAKRTLGQRHFDVQLIGGMVLHEGKIAEMKTGEGKTLVATLPVYLNALAGKGVHVVTVNDYLAKRDAEWMGQIYRFLGLTVGTIVHGMDDDERHAAYACDVTYATNNELGFDYLRDNMKYDLGQLSQRGHAYAIVDEVDSILIDEARTPLIISGPLDDRSDFYNTVDKFVPNLEKSDYDLDEKQRIVVMTEAGTEKMERMLREAGLLKTEDLYDVENVSVVHHVNQALRAHKLFTRDKDYIVRNGEVVIIDEFTGRMMPGRRYSEGLHQALEAKEQVAIQPENQTLATITFQNYFRMYAKLAGMTGTALTEADEFMDIYGLEVVEVPTNVKVARNDEDDEVYRTAAEKYAAIIELLKECKAKGQPVLVGTTSIEKSETLAELLKKEGFIQKDFSDPTAFAGLFDDDASATDRVFAVLNARYHEQEAQIVSQAGAAGAITIATNMAGRGTDIQLGGNPEMRIKAELADLEPGEEYDRRAAEIRAQCARMKERALKAGGLFVLGTERHESRRIDNQLRGRSGRQGDPGRSRFFLSLDDDLMRIFGSDRLDGMLQKLGLKEGEAIVHPWINKALEKAQGKVEARNFDARKNILKYDDVMNDQRRVIFSQRIELMKDENVAETVKAMRHAVIDELVAKHIPANAYPEQWDAKGLHEAVTQVMALDLPIEDWAKEEGIADEEVRERLFKATDAVMDGKLEAYGPEIMTYVEKSILLQALDHFWREHLVTLEHLRHVIGLRGYGQRDPLNEYKSEAFTLFQALLDRLREAVTAQLMRVEIVSQPTQPELPEMHGHHIDPTTGLDEVAVDPVARAGRALGISAEDIAALDAAGIAEAVDRDPANPATWGKVGRNEPCPCGSGKKYKHCHGRLS from the coding sequence ATGTTCGGCGCCCTTGCATCCAAGCTGTTCGGCTCGTCAAACGACCGAAAGGTCAAAATTTTCCGTCCGCGGGTCGCCACCATCAACGACCTTGAGCCAGCGTTCGCCGCGCTCACCGACGACGAACTGCGCGCCAAGACCGCCGAGTTCCGCCAGCGCATCGCCGACGGCGCATCGCTCGACGACCTGCTGCCCGAGGCCTTCGCCGCGGTACGCGAGGGCGCCAAGCGCACGCTCGGCCAGCGCCACTTCGACGTCCAGCTGATCGGCGGCATGGTGCTGCACGAAGGCAAGATCGCCGAGATGAAGACCGGCGAAGGCAAGACCCTGGTCGCCACCTTGCCGGTCTACCTCAACGCCCTCGCCGGCAAGGGCGTCCACGTCGTCACCGTCAACGACTACCTCGCCAAGCGCGACGCTGAGTGGATGGGCCAGATCTACCGATTCCTCGGCCTCACCGTCGGCACCATCGTTCACGGCATGGACGACGACGAGCGCCACGCCGCCTATGCCTGTGACGTAACCTATGCCACCAATAACGAACTCGGATTCGACTATCTGCGCGACAACATGAAGTACGACCTGGGCCAGCTTTCCCAGCGTGGTCATGCCTATGCCATTGTCGACGAAGTCGATTCGATCCTGATCGACGAGGCCAGGACACCGCTTATCATCTCCGGCCCGCTCGATGACCGGTCTGACTTCTATAACACCGTCGACAAGTTCGTTCCAAACCTTGAGAAGTCAGACTACGATCTGGACGAAAAACAGCGCATCGTAGTGATGACCGAGGCCGGCACCGAAAAGATGGAGCGCATGCTGCGCGAGGCCGGCCTGCTCAAGACCGAGGACCTGTACGACGTCGAGAACGTCTCGGTGGTCCATCACGTCAACCAGGCGCTGCGCGCCCACAAGCTGTTCACCCGCGACAAGGACTACATCGTCCGCAACGGCGAGGTGGTGATCATCGACGAATTCACCGGCCGCATGATGCCGGGCCGCCGCTACTCGGAAGGCCTGCATCAGGCGTTGGAGGCCAAGGAACAGGTCGCCATCCAGCCGGAAAACCAGACGCTCGCCACCATCACCTTCCAGAACTACTTCCGCATGTACGCGAAGCTGGCCGGCATGACCGGTACTGCCCTTACGGAAGCAGACGAGTTCATGGATATCTACGGCCTCGAGGTGGTCGAGGTGCCGACCAACGTGAAGGTCGCGCGCAACGACGAGGACGACGAGGTCTACCGCACCGCGGCGGAGAAGTACGCAGCCATCATCGAGCTCCTCAAGGAGTGCAAGGCCAAGGGCCAGCCGGTGCTGGTCGGCACCACCTCGATCGAGAAGTCCGAGACCCTGGCCGAGCTTCTGAAGAAGGAAGGCTTCATCCAGAAGGACTTCTCCGACCCGACCGCGTTCGCCGGGCTGTTCGATGACGACGCCAGCGCCACCGACAGGGTGTTCGCGGTGCTCAACGCCCGCTACCACGAGCAGGAAGCCCAGATCGTCTCCCAGGCCGGTGCAGCCGGCGCCATCACCATCGCCACCAACATGGCTGGCCGCGGCACCGACATCCAGCTCGGCGGCAACCCGGAGATGCGCATCAAGGCCGAGCTCGCCGACCTTGAACCGGGCGAGGAATACGACCGCCGCGCCGCCGAGATCCGCGCCCAGTGCGCGCGCATGAAGGAGCGGGCGCTGAAGGCCGGCGGCCTGTTCGTGCTCGGCACCGAGCGTCACGAATCGCGGCGCATCGACAATCAGCTGCGCGGCCGCTCCGGCCGCCAGGGCGACCCCGGCCGCTCGCGCTTCTTCCTGTCGCTCGACGACGATCTGATGCGCATCTTCGGGTCGGACCGGCTCGACGGCATGCTGCAGAAGCTCGGCCTGAAAGAGGGCGAGGCCATCGTCCACCCCTGGATCAACAAGGCCTTGGAGAAGGCGCAGGGCAAGGTCGAGGCGCGCAACTTCGACGCCCGCAAGAACATCCTGAAATACGACGACGTCATGAACGACCAGCGGCGCGTCATCTTCAGCCAGCGCATCGAGCTGATGAAGGACGAGAACGTCGCTGAAACGGTGAAGGCGATGCGCCATGCCGTGATCGACGAACTCGTCGCCAAGCACATTCCCGCCAACGCCTATCCGGAACAGTGGGATGCCAAGGGCCTACACGAGGCTGTGACCCAGGTGATGGCGCTCGACCTGCCGATCGAGGACTGGGCCAAGGAAGAGGGCATCGCCGACGAGGAGGTGCGCGAGCGCCTGTTCAAGGCCACCGACGCGGTGATGGATGGCAAGCTCGAGGCCTACGGCCCCGAGATCATGACCTACGTCGAGAAGAGCATCCTGCTGCAGGCGCTCGATCATTTCTGGCGCGAGCACCTCGTCACGCTGGAGCACCTCCGCCACGTCATCGGCCTGCGCGGGTATGGCCAGCGCGACCCGCTCAACGAGTACAAATCGGAGGCCTTCACCCTCTTCCAGGCCCTGCTCGACCGGCTGCGTGAAGCCGTCACCGCCCAACTGATGCGGGTCGAGATCGTGTCGCAGCCGACGCAGCCCGAGCTGCCGGAAATGCACGGACACCACATCGACCCCACCACCGGGCTCGACGAGGTCGCCGTCGATCCGGTGGCGCGGGCCGGGCGCGCGCTTGGCATCTCGGCCGAGGACATCGCCGCGCTCGACGCCGCCGGCATCGCCGAGGCGGTCGACCGCGACCCCGCCAACCCGGCGACCTGGGGCAAGGTCGGGCGCAACGAGCCCTGCCCGTGCGGCTCCGGCAAGAAGTACAAGCACTGCCACGGCCGGCTGTCCTGA
- a CDS encoding peptidylprolyl isomerase, with amino-acid sequence MINTSARGTGLSPVRLALAAAVIAVAFGAPGTAFADALVAKVNGVEIFESDLALIEEGVGGNLPSATPEQRREALINYATDIVMLAKAAEAKNLQDSPEFKKKLAHLRQRLLMEEMMEQAGREAVKTADLQKIYEETSKTLSQEQEVRARHILVESEDLAKELVKQARTGTDFVELVKKNTKDTGSSEDGDLGYFTKSQMVPEFAEVAFKTAKGQIADPVKTQFGWHVIKVEDIRQRQAPKLEEVREQIEQYVQHKAQTELVLKLRESAKIERVQAPEKTPDPKAPEQKAPDQKK; translated from the coding sequence ATGATCAATACTTCCGCCCGTGGCACCGGTTTGTCACCGGTTCGCTTGGCTCTGGCTGCCGCCGTGATCGCCGTCGCGTTCGGCGCGCCGGGTACGGCTTTTGCCGACGCCCTCGTTGCCAAGGTCAACGGCGTCGAGATTTTCGAGAGCGACCTAGCGTTGATCGAAGAGGGTGTGGGCGGGAACCTGCCGTCGGCGACGCCCGAACAGCGGCGCGAGGCGCTGATCAACTACGCCACTGACATCGTCATGCTCGCCAAGGCGGCCGAGGCCAAGAATCTGCAGGACTCGCCGGAGTTCAAGAAGAAGCTGGCCCATCTACGTCAGCGCCTCCTGATGGAGGAAATGATGGAGCAGGCCGGCCGCGAGGCGGTGAAGACCGCTGACCTGCAAAAGATCTATGAGGAAACCTCCAAGACTCTGTCGCAGGAGCAGGAGGTTCGCGCCCGTCACATTCTGGTCGAGAGCGAGGACCTGGCCAAGGAACTGGTCAAGCAGGCCCGCACCGGCACCGATTTCGTCGAACTGGTCAAGAAGAACACCAAGGACACCGGCTCGTCAGAGGATGGCGACCTTGGCTACTTCACCAAGAGCCAGATGGTGCCCGAATTCGCCGAAGTTGCGTTCAAGACCGCGAAGGGCCAGATCGCCGACCCGGTCAAGACCCAGTTCGGCTGGCACGTCATCAAGGTCGAAGACATTCGTCAGCGTCAGGCGCCGAAGCTCGAGGAGGTGCGCGAGCAGATCGAGCAGTACGTTCAGCACAAGGCCCAGACCGAGCTGGTGCTGAAGCTGCGCGAGAGCGCCAAGATCGAGCGGGTCCAGGCGCCGGAGAAGACTCCCGACCCGAAGGCGCCGGAGCAGAAGGCGCCCGACCAGAAGAAGTAA
- the argJ gene encoding bifunctional glutamate N-acetyltransferase/amino-acid acetyltransferase ArgJ, producing the protein MSQSVSPLAPHVFPELPPVAGVKFATAEAGIRYNNRTDVLLMAFDRGTTVAGVFTRSKCPSAPVEWCEAKLAAGKARALVVNSGNANAFTGRAGRDAVKLTAEIAAAAAGCRPREVFLASTGVIGEPLDATKFEGVLADCAARAADGPWLEAAKAIMTTDTFPKVATRSVDLDGVPVTLVGIAKGAGMIAPDMATMLSFVVTDAPIAAPVLQNLLDRGVVDTFNALTIDGDTSTSDTLLMFATGAAAERGAPVIAETRDKRLTGFRAALFDLLGDLARQVARDGEGARKFITITVSGATSKRSARKIAMSIANSPLVKTAVAGEDANWGRVVMAVGKAGEPAERDKLTIWFGDIRVARKGARDPDYDEAATSAYMKGSEIEIKVDLALGVASDTVWTCDLTKEYVAINGDYRS; encoded by the coding sequence ATGTCCCAGTCCGTTTCTCCCCTCGCCCCTCACGTCTTTCCGGAGTTGCCGCCGGTTGCCGGCGTGAAATTCGCCACCGCCGAGGCCGGCATCCGCTACAATAACCGAACCGACGTGCTGCTGATGGCGTTCGACCGCGGCACCACGGTGGCTGGGGTGTTCACGCGCTCGAAGTGCCCGTCGGCACCGGTCGAGTGGTGCGAGGCCAAGCTGGCGGCCGGCAAGGCGCGGGCGCTGGTGGTCAATTCCGGCAATGCCAACGCCTTCACCGGCCGGGCCGGGCGCGACGCGGTCAAGCTGACCGCCGAGATCGCCGCGGCCGCCGCCGGGTGCCGGCCGCGCGAGGTGTTCTTGGCCTCGACCGGGGTGATCGGCGAGCCGCTCGACGCCACCAAGTTCGAGGGCGTTCTGGCCGACTGCGCCGCCCGCGCCGCCGATGGCCCCTGGCTCGAGGCGGCGAAAGCGATCATGACCACCGACACCTTCCCCAAGGTGGCCACGCGCTCCGTCGACCTCGACGGCGTGCCGGTGACGCTGGTCGGCATCGCCAAGGGCGCCGGCATGATCGCGCCCGACATGGCAACCATGCTGTCGTTCGTGGTGACCGACGCGCCGATCGCCGCGCCGGTGCTGCAGAACCTGCTCGATCGCGGCGTGGTCGATACCTTCAACGCCCTCACCATCGACGGCGACACCTCGACCTCCGACACCCTGCTGATGTTCGCCACCGGCGCTGCCGCCGAGCGTGGCGCACCGGTGATCGCGGAGACGCGCGACAAGCGGCTGACCGGGTTCCGCGCCGCGCTGTTCGACCTGCTCGGCGACCTCGCCCGCCAGGTCGCCCGCGACGGCGAGGGCGCACGCAAATTCATCACCATCACGGTGAGCGGTGCCACCTCCAAGCGCTCGGCGCGGAAGATCGCGATGTCGATCGCCAATTCGCCGCTGGTCAAGACCGCGGTCGCCGGCGAGGACGCCAATTGGGGCCGGGTGGTGATGGCGGTGGGCAAGGCCGGCGAGCCGGCCGAACGCGACAAGCTGACGATCTGGTTCGGCGATATCCGCGTCGCCCGCAAGGGCGCGCGCGACCCCGACTACGACGAGGCGGCGACCTCCGCCTACATGAAAGGCAGCGAGATCGAGATCAAGGTCGACCTTGCGCTGGGCGTTGCCTCCGACACGGTGTGGACCTGCGATCTTACCAAGGAATACGTCGCCATCAACGGCGATTACCGATCGTAA
- the mutT gene encoding 8-oxo-dGTP diphosphatase MutT, with amino-acid sequence MSANSSGPLLLVAAVALVDADGRVLIAQRPAGKAMAGLWEFPGGKVEAGERPETTLIREMDEELGIAIQEPCLAPLTFASHDYGDFHLLMPLYVCRRWSGQPTAREGQTLAWVRPARLREYPMPPADVPLIPMLIDLL; translated from the coding sequence ATGTCCGCAAATTCAAGCGGACCGCTCCTGCTCGTGGCAGCGGTGGCGCTGGTCGATGCCGACGGGCGGGTGCTGATCGCCCAGCGGCCGGCGGGGAAGGCGATGGCGGGACTGTGGGAGTTTCCCGGCGGCAAGGTCGAGGCCGGCGAGCGTCCGGAGACCACGCTCATTCGCGAGATGGACGAGGAACTCGGCATTGCGATTCAAGAGCCGTGCCTGGCGCCGCTGACCTTCGCCAGCCACGACTATGGCGACTTCCACCTCCTGATGCCGCTCTATGTGTGCCGGCGCTGGAGCGGCCAGCCGACCGCACGCGAGGGCCAGACGTTGGCCTGGGTGCGCCCGGCGCGGCTGCGCGAGTATCCGATGCCGCCGGCCGACGTGCCGCTGATCCCGATGCTGATCGACCTGCTCTGA
- a CDS encoding Flp family type IVb pilin has protein sequence MQRFHKAVAAIRRISVDDRGVTAVEYAIVLAVVSLMIVAPLATIGRDILPDILGRVADVFRP, from the coding sequence ATGCAGCGGTTTCACAAAGCAGTTGCGGCCATCCGGCGAATTTCGGTGGACGACCGGGGGGTGACCGCGGTCGAATACGCCATCGTGCTTGCGGTCGTCAGCCTCATGATCGTGGCGCCGCTCGCGACGATCGGCCGGGACATCCTGCCCGACATCCTCGGCAGGGTGGCAGACGTGTTCAGGCCCTGA